A section of the Roseivirga sp. BDSF3-8 genome encodes:
- a CDS encoding restriction endonuclease codes for MPQKKKQAEFIKWFGPLLDALRELGYSGKPREVSEKIAEMKGLKERTLDATLKSGTNRFHNQVAWARQYLVWEGLLDSSIRGTWRLTEKGKKTSLTEEEAREIFLKWVEINRQIREEKAGKQQVAKEESTEAPDEITFSAEDDLLSVLKSVSPEGFEYICMELLREHGFVSLSVTPKGADGGIDGFGVLEINPFVTMKIAFQSKRYKGSVSRAQIGDFRSAIMGKAEKGIMITTGTYTRAAQQEASRDGATPIELIDGEKLIQMFEKVELGLKPKVVYEVDLNYFDKFR; via the coding sequence ATGCCCCAAAAGAAAAAACAAGCCGAATTCATCAAGTGGTTTGGTCCTTTGCTCGATGCCCTGCGTGAGCTGGGCTACTCCGGCAAGCCGCGCGAAGTATCTGAAAAGATCGCCGAAATGAAAGGCCTTAAGGAAAGAACCCTTGATGCCACGCTGAAGTCAGGCACTAACCGCTTTCATAACCAGGTAGCCTGGGCGCGGCAGTACCTGGTATGGGAAGGCCTGCTGGACTCATCCATACGCGGCACCTGGCGCCTTACCGAGAAAGGCAAGAAAACCTCGCTGACTGAAGAAGAGGCCCGGGAGATATTCCTGAAGTGGGTAGAGATAAACCGGCAGATCAGGGAGGAAAAGGCAGGGAAGCAGCAGGTGGCAAAGGAAGAAAGCACTGAAGCCCCTGACGAGATCACATTTTCAGCGGAAGATGACCTGCTGTCTGTCCTGAAGAGCGTATCACCGGAAGGCTTCGAATACATATGTATGGAGCTATTGCGTGAGCACGGTTTTGTAAGCCTGTCTGTTACGCCTAAGGGAGCTGACGGGGGCATAGACGGATTCGGTGTGCTCGAGATCAATCCTTTCGTTACCATGAAGATAGCCTTCCAGAGCAAGCGCTACAAAGGATCGGTGAGTCGTGCCCAAATAGGAGACTTTCGTAGTGCTATTATGGGTAAAGCAGAAAAAGGGATTATGATTACTACCGGTACCTATACCAGGGCTGCCCAGCAGGAAGCTTCACGGGATGGTGCTACACCCATAGAACTCATAGACGGTGAAAAGCTCATACAGATGTTTGAGAAGGTGGAGCTAGGTCTGAAACCTAAGGTAGTGTATGAGGTGGATCTCAACTACTTTGATAAGTTCAGGTAA
- a CDS encoding two-component regulator propeller domain-containing protein has protein sequence MCNWFRAFILILIPVIAAEAVSVDSLRFYQVEADLSQHSVTRIIQDKQGFLWFATRYGLNRYDGENILSFYGKESQDGTLGNSFIKDLALDARGNLYIATFGGGVNTWHEGRFGQLKGDSTLANLLVNNVTVDQDGNIWIGTDKSGVIRVPSPGDESADTGLRHFRHYAGDPYTLSGNSTTASATDGHGNVWIGTWDQGLNVYLQENSRFMRFTAANNSNLPGDIIRSISRAPDGSLWVGFQKGIRRISYTGDGYEVNSLETGPPSLTRMLETLTVLSILHDEDNRLWIGTENEGLIVIDLNTGRFGQYKKSLDNPFSVGSNSIWSLYQDRAGTIWVGTFDQGVFKVDPHEVRFDHIAQIPYSSNTLSHSLVSSFAPDETGGLWIGTDGGGLNHMSADGTFSVLHTENSPLRSSSILSLQKDEDNNLWIGGWRSGLSMIPAGTEDLINFPFEAGEEGTGGRLIFDLDKDPEGNIWIASYRTSVDVYLPDQKRFLHFTPEDSTRYITANTVQAIAAMPDGSIWIGTEGSGIDKLEVDDQYRTKSLKNYSLGALHEESHSSITSLYIDKKGRLWAGTRGDGLALYLKDEDRFTTITTADGLPSNLIYTMEEDQEGKLWLSTNRGIVAYDPASGDIETFDVADGLQALEFFPKASYTLQDGTMLFGGINGFNRFHPTDIAAIPLNGDVYITSVQTSGSDKGDMRPGSNLLIDGELDLSYKNNDFNISFSYLNFTQASKNRYQYRLEGYDEEWQNVGTRNTAFYTNVPAGVYTFQVRAANADQVWAPMTASLPIRIRPPWYGTWGAYAFYGILILGFLMWRRHTIIQRVKLKNKLALEHLELEKMKELDEIKSRFFANISHEFRTPLTLILSPLKSMIFDDRIKDYHPRLKSMSRQAERLLSFINQILDLSKVESGSARLEARHVELGALLKPLAYTFTNLAEKQYIRYKVITPEKPVMIYADTDKLEKIITNLLSNAFKFTPDFGEISLSLVVRREEVCISVSDSGEGISRENLNHVFRRYYQGKNEGKRQGLGTGIGLALTKELVELHRGRIEVNSDEGKGTTFKVYLPLGKDHLKPAEIVVGEVEAKIYEQISAPEEEVSPAPAESQTEKAVNRGKILVAEDNREIRSFIKEYLEGEFDVMEAPDGVKALELVKNQKPDLVVTDILMPKMNGFELVNAIKNDESLNHIPTIMLTAKASADSMEEGYELGADYYITKPFNPTHLRLQINNILKARKSYKERVKSGKHINLAPRQIQVAREEEELIARVMKVIEQHISDPNFTVNELCKAVGMSRMKLYRKLKANISMSANELIRHVRLQRAAQLIKEKQHSISEITYIVGFTDLQYFRNSFKKHFGVNPSDYQ, from the coding sequence ATGTGTAATTGGTTCCGGGCTTTTATTCTGATACTTATCCCTGTCATTGCTGCAGAAGCCGTTTCTGTTGACAGTCTGCGCTTCTATCAGGTAGAGGCCGATTTGTCACAGCACAGCGTAACCCGGATCATTCAGGATAAGCAAGGCTTCCTTTGGTTCGCCACCCGTTACGGACTCAATCGCTATGACGGGGAGAATATTCTGTCTTTCTATGGAAAAGAGTCACAGGACGGTACCCTCGGCAACAGCTTTATTAAAGACCTGGCACTCGATGCCCGGGGTAACCTCTACATAGCCACTTTTGGCGGGGGAGTTAACACATGGCATGAAGGCCGGTTTGGCCAGCTCAAGGGAGACAGCACCCTTGCCAACCTCCTCGTTAACAATGTGACTGTTGACCAAGACGGCAATATCTGGATAGGTACCGATAAGTCCGGAGTTATCCGCGTCCCTTCTCCCGGAGATGAGTCCGCAGATACCGGCCTCCGGCACTTCCGGCATTACGCCGGTGACCCCTATACCCTGTCAGGTAATAGCACCACCGCTTCCGCCACTGATGGACACGGCAATGTTTGGATAGGCACCTGGGACCAGGGACTGAATGTTTACCTGCAGGAGAATAGCCGGTTCATGCGCTTTACCGCTGCTAACAACTCAAACCTCCCCGGCGACATCATACGAAGTATCAGCAGGGCTCCCGACGGTTCCCTTTGGGTAGGCTTTCAGAAAGGAATACGCCGCATCAGTTATACCGGGGACGGCTACGAAGTAAACTCCCTTGAGACCGGCCCCCCGTCTCTTACCCGCATGCTGGAAACCCTTACCGTACTATCCATCCTGCACGATGAGGATAACCGCCTGTGGATTGGTACTGAAAATGAAGGGCTTATTGTGATAGATTTGAACACAGGCCGGTTCGGTCAGTATAAAAAGAGCCTCGATAACCCCTTCAGCGTAGGAAGTAATTCAATCTGGAGCCTCTACCAGGACCGTGCAGGCACTATATGGGTCGGTACCTTTGACCAGGGCGTATTTAAAGTAGACCCTCACGAGGTCAGATTCGACCACATAGCCCAGATTCCCTACTCCAGCAATACCCTCAGTCACAGCCTTGTAAGTTCCTTTGCACCAGATGAGACCGGTGGACTTTGGATAGGTACAGACGGTGGCGGACTCAATCACATGAGCGCCGACGGGACCTTTAGCGTCCTCCATACGGAAAACAGCCCCCTTCGCAGTTCCTCAATATTAAGCCTCCAAAAAGACGAAGACAATAACCTCTGGATAGGAGGGTGGCGAAGCGGACTCAGTATGATCCCTGCCGGAACCGAAGATCTTATCAACTTTCCTTTCGAAGCAGGCGAAGAGGGTACCGGAGGCCGCCTCATCTTTGATCTCGATAAAGACCCCGAAGGCAATATATGGATAGCCTCCTACCGCACCAGCGTGGATGTATACCTGCCCGATCAGAAACGCTTTCTGCATTTCACCCCCGAGGATTCTACCCGCTACATTACCGCCAATACCGTGCAGGCCATTGCTGCCATGCCCGATGGGAGTATCTGGATTGGTACAGAAGGCAGTGGTATAGACAAGCTTGAGGTAGATGACCAGTACAGGACGAAAAGCCTCAAAAACTATAGCCTGGGTGCACTTCATGAGGAATCCCACAGCAGCATTACCAGCCTGTACATAGATAAAAAGGGACGCCTGTGGGCAGGCACCAGGGGAGACGGACTCGCCCTCTACCTGAAAGATGAAGACCGGTTCACAACCATCACCACAGCCGATGGCCTTCCCAGTAACCTCATTTACACTATGGAGGAAGATCAGGAAGGTAAGCTATGGCTCTCGACCAACCGGGGAATAGTGGCCTACGACCCTGCTTCCGGGGACATAGAAACATTTGATGTAGCAGATGGGCTTCAGGCCCTCGAGTTTTTCCCAAAAGCCTCCTATACCCTGCAGGACGGTACTATGCTGTTTGGAGGCATTAATGGCTTTAACCGTTTCCACCCAACAGACATAGCTGCCATACCATTAAATGGAGATGTCTATATCACCAGTGTGCAAACCTCTGGGAGCGATAAAGGCGATATGAGGCCAGGGAGTAATCTGTTAATTGATGGAGAGCTTGACCTTAGCTATAAGAACAATGATTTTAATATCTCCTTCTCATACCTCAATTTCACACAGGCCTCCAAAAACCGCTACCAGTACAGACTGGAAGGCTATGATGAAGAGTGGCAAAATGTAGGCACCCGTAATACCGCCTTTTACACCAATGTGCCCGCCGGTGTATACACCTTTCAGGTCAGGGCAGCTAATGCCGACCAGGTCTGGGCGCCAATGACAGCCTCATTACCTATAAGAATTCGTCCCCCCTGGTACGGCACATGGGGGGCTTATGCCTTCTACGGCATATTGATTCTAGGCTTCCTGATGTGGAGAAGGCATACCATCATACAGCGGGTAAAACTAAAAAATAAGCTAGCCCTGGAGCACCTGGAGTTGGAAAAAATGAAAGAACTCGACGAAATCAAATCCAGGTTCTTTGCCAATATATCACATGAATTTCGTACCCCTCTTACCCTTATACTCAGTCCTCTGAAGAGCATGATCTTTGATGACAGAATAAAAGATTATCATCCCCGCCTGAAGTCTATGAGCAGGCAGGCAGAGCGACTACTCAGTTTCATAAACCAGATACTAGACCTTAGTAAAGTAGAGTCCGGCAGTGCCAGGCTCGAAGCCAGACACGTAGAACTCGGAGCTTTGCTCAAGCCACTCGCCTATACATTTACCAACCTGGCTGAAAAGCAATACATCCGGTATAAAGTCATTACCCCTGAAAAGCCCGTAATGATCTATGCAGATACCGATAAGCTCGAAAAGATAATAACAAACCTGCTTTCCAATGCCTTTAAGTTCACTCCGGATTTTGGTGAGATCAGTCTCTCCCTGGTCGTCCGCCGTGAAGAAGTATGCATTTCTGTATCAGACTCCGGAGAGGGGATTTCCAGGGAAAACCTGAATCACGTTTTCCGCCGTTATTACCAGGGAAAAAATGAAGGTAAAAGGCAAGGGCTTGGCACAGGAATAGGCCTTGCCCTCACAAAAGAACTGGTGGAGCTGCACCGTGGCAGGATAGAGGTGAACTCCGACGAAGGGAAGGGGACTACCTTTAAAGTGTATCTACCCCTGGGCAAAGACCACCTAAAACCCGCTGAAATCGTAGTAGGGGAGGTAGAGGCAAAAATTTACGAGCAAATTTCGGCACCGGAAGAAGAAGTCTCCCCGGCCCCCGCAGAGAGCCAGACAGAAAAAGCCGTGAACCGGGGTAAAATACTGGTGGCTGAAGACAATCGTGAGATCAGGTCTTTTATAAAAGAATACCTCGAGGGAGAGTTTGACGTCATGGAAGCCCCTGACGGAGTCAAAGCCCTCGAACTCGTAAAAAACCAAAAGCCCGACCTGGTAGTCACTGATATTCTTATGCCAAAGATGAATGGCTTTGAACTCGTCAACGCAATAAAAAATGATGAGTCCCTCAATCACATACCCACCATAATGCTCACTGCCAAAGCATCCGCCGATAGCATGGAGGAAGGGTACGAACTCGGTGCTGACTACTACATCACAAAACCCTTCAACCCTACACACCTGCGGCTTCAGATCAATAATATTCTCAAAGCCAGAAAGAGCTATAAAGAGCGCGTTAAAAGCGGCAAGCACATAAACCTTGCCCCCCGTCAGATACAAGTGGCCCGGGAAGAGGAAGAACTTATTGCGCGGGTGATGAAAGTCATCGAGCAGCATATCTCAGACCCTAATTTCACTGTAAATGAGTTGTGCAAAGCTGTAGGGATGAGCCGTATGAAGCTGTATCGAAAGCTTAAAGCCAATATATCCATGTCCGCTAATGAGCTTATCAGGCATGTGCGGCTGCAGAGGGCCGCTCAGCTTATCAAAGAGAAGCAGCATTCCATTTCCGAGATCACCTACATCGTCGGGTTCACAGACCTTCAGTACTTCCGTAACAGCTTTAAAAAGCATTTTGGCGTAAACCCCTCTGATTATCAGTAA